A window of Hevea brasiliensis isolate MT/VB/25A 57/8 chromosome 14, ASM3005281v1, whole genome shotgun sequence contains these coding sequences:
- the LOC110667104 gene encoding cucumisin-like, producing the protein MASLKSYLSCLLLLSLASTLLRSSSASQDDRKSYIVYMGHRPDKDQVSISSRHLNMLQEATGRNFSPESLVSFKRTFHGFVAKLSEDEVQKIAGKEGVVSVFPNEKKKLHTTRSWDFMGFSQQVKRTNLERDIIVGMIDTGIWPESQSFNDEGFGPPPTKWKGSCHVSSNFSCNNKIIGAKFYRSDGLFGPNELKSPRDSQGHGTHTASTAAGELVNMASLYGLGIGTARGGVPSARIAVYKVCWSDGCSDADILAAFDDAIADGVDIISISLGGCTPLDYFNDSIAIGAFHAMKHGILTSSSAGNDGPDLATIRNFSPWSLSVAASTIDRKFITKVRLGNNRTYEGISINTFDTNNAMFPIIYGGDAPNITGNFTGSKSRLCSTNSLDPRLVKGKIVVCDELNSGKAPFLAGAAGIVMQEKGPKDFAFSFPLPASYLGHEEGTGILSYVNSTRHAAATIYKSNEVNDSLAPYVVSFSSRGPNPITLDVLKPDISAPGVDILASWSLISSVSEIQGDNRRVPYNIISGTSMACPHATGAAAYVKSYHPTWSPAAIKSALMTTAFAMNSEINPEAEFAYGAGHINPVKAIDPGLIYDAEPLDYVKFLCGQGYNTSLLQMVTGDNSSCAKATNGTVWDLNYPSFALSTSPSEFISRVYNRIVTNVGSPTSTYKATVTSPQGLKIQVNPSILSFTSLGENLAFALTIEGTLDDSMVSASLVWDDGVHQVRSPITVYVVTK; encoded by the exons ATGGCAAGCCTGAAATCATATCTTTCGTGCCTTCTCTTACTCAGCCTCGCCTCTACCCTTCTTCGCAGTAGCTCAGCTTCTCAGGACGATCGAAAG TCGTACATTGTTTATATGGGTCACCGGCCTGATAAGGATCAAGTTTCCATTTCATCGCGTCACTTGAACATGCTACAAGAAGCAACTGGCAG AAATTTCTCTCCTGAAAGTCTAGTCAGCTTCAAAAGAACTTTCCACGGTTTTGTTGCTAAGCTATCTGAAGATGAAGTACAAAAGATTGCAG GAAAGGAAGGTGTAGTATCAGTGTTTCCTAATGAAAAGAAGAAACTGCACACAACAAGGTCATGGGACTTCATGGGATTTTCCCAGCAGGTTAAAAGAACGAATCTTGAAAGAGATATCATTGTTGGCATGATTGACACTGGAATTTGGCCAGAGTCCCAAAGCTTTAATGATGAAGGATTTGGTCCGCCACCCACCAAATGGAAGGGCTCTTGCCATGTCTCATCCAATTTCTCTTGCAACAA taAAATTATAGGAGCAAAATTTTATAGAAGCGATGGATTATTTGGTCCAAATGAACTTAAGTCTCCAAGAGATTCACAAGGCCATGGAACACATACAGCTTCAACTGCAGCTGGGGAATTAGTTAACATGGCAAGCCTGTATGGCCTTGGCATCGGAACAGCTCGTGGCGGAGTTCCTTCAGCACGGATTGCTGTGTACAAAGTTTGCTGGTCAGACGGTTGCTCGGATGCTGACATTCTTGCAGCATTTGATGATGCAATTGCTGATGGCGTTGACATTATATCTATTTCTCTTGGAGGCTGTACTCCTTTAGACTATTTCAACGATTCAATTGCAATTGGAGCTTTTCATGCCATGAAACATGGGATATTGACTTCAAGCTCCGCGGGAAATGATGGACCTGATCTTGCAACAATCAGAAATTTTTCCCCATGGTCTCTTTCTGTGGCAGCGAGCACCATTGACAGAAAGTTCATCACAAAGGTTCGGCTAGGAAATAACAGAACGTATGAG GGTATCTCCATAAACACATTTGATACTAATAATGCCatgtttcctataatctatggaGGAGATGCTCCCAACATCACTGGAAATTTTACAGGTTCTAAGTCcag GTTATGCTCTACAAACTCATTGGACCCACGCTTAGTGAAGGGCAAAATAGTTGTTTGCGATGAATTGAATTCTGGGAAAGCTCCATTCTTGGCTGGTGCAGCTGGCATTGTAATGCAAGAAAAAGGCCCTAAAGATTTtgctttctcttttccattgcctGCTTCTTATCTTGGCCATGAAGAGGGAACTGGCATTCTCTCCTACGTAAACTCAACACG ACATGCAGCTGCCACTATATACAAAAGTAATGAGGTAAATGATTCATTGGCCCCTTATGTGGTTTCATTTTCATCAAGAGGTCCAAATCCAATTACTCTTGATGTTCTCAAG CCTGATATATCTGCCCCAGGAGTTGACATTTTAGCTTCATGGTCCTTAATTTCTTCAGTTAGTGAAATTCAAGGGGATAATAGAAGAGTACCATATAATATAATCTCAGGAACCTCAATGGCTTGTCCACATGCAACTGGGGCTGCTGCTTATGTCAAATCGTATCACCCAACATGGTCTCCTGCGGCCATCAAATCTGCTCTCATGACTACAG CTTTTGCAATGAATTCTGAAATCAACCCTGAAGCTGAATTTGCGTATGGAGCTGGACATATAAATCCTGTTAAGGCTATTGATCCTGGATTGATCTACGATGCAGAGCCACTGGACTACGTAAAATTTTTGTGTGGACAAGGATACAATACTAGTCTTCTACAGATGGTTACCGGGGACAACAGCAGCTGCGCTAAAGCAACCAATGGAACAGTTTGGGATCTGAACTATCCTTCCTTTGCACTTTCTACTTCACCCTCAGAGTTTATTAGCCGTGTCTATAATAGGATTGTCACAAATGTTGGTTCACCAACTTCCACATACAAAGCTACTGTGACTTCGCCACAAGGACTTAAAATCCAAGTGAATCCTAGCATCCTATCATTTACT